The bacterium sequence CGGGTCGTACCCTGGCGGGCGCGACCGGTGCCCTTCTGGCGGTAGGGCTTGGCGCCGCCGCCGGAGACGAGGGCACGGTTCTTCGTGCTGTGGGTTCCGGCGCGGCGCTCGGCGAGCTGACGGCGGACTTCGGCGTGCAGGAGATGAGGCTTGACCTCGGTCTCGAACACCGCCGCCGAGAGGTCGACCGAGCCGGCCTTCTCGTTCTGCGTATTGACGACGTCGATCGTGGCCATGACTAGAGCTTTATCTCCACGTCGACACCGGCTGCGAGCTCGAGCTTCATCAGCGCGTCGACGGTCTGGGGCGTCGGATCGAGGATGTCGATCAGGCGCTTGTGGGTTCGGAGCTCGAACTGCTCGCGCGACTTCTTGTCGATGTGCGGGCCCTTCAGCACGGTCCACTTGTTCTTGTTGGTCGGAAGCGGAATCGGCCCCGCGACGCGCGCGCCGGTGCGCACCGCCGTGTCCACGATCTCACCTGCGCTCTGGTCGAGCAGCTTGTAGTCGTAGGCCTTCATGCGGATCCGAATCTTCTGTGCC is a genomic window containing:
- the rpsJ gene encoding 30S ribosomal protein S10: MAEATAQKIRIRMKAYDYKLLDQSAGEIVDTAVRTGARVAGPIPLPTNKNKWTVLKGPHIDKKSREQFELRTHKRLIDILDPTPQTVDALMKLELAAGVDVEIKL